Proteins encoded together in one Chitinophaga sp. LS1 window:
- a CDS encoding polynucleotide kinase-phosphatase, with protein MTLNFPELSLVVLVGASGSGKSFFAKKWFRPSEIVSSDACRLMLSNDENTPDISEDAFELLHFIIAKRLKRGLLTVVDATNVNAQYRKQLVALAREYHILPVAIILNMSDRVCQDRNRTRTDRNLPPRVIKSQMAALKSGVHKIREEGFRRHFEFRTPESVDSITEIIREPLYNDLKQEEGPFDIIGDVHGCYDELCTLLTNLGHSVDKEAHRITATNGRKIVFLGDLVDRGPASPAVLKLVMQATAEMGALCVPGNHDNKLLKYLNGKNVQLQHGLERTAAQLEGADPEWIEKVKVFLDGLVSHYVLDHGNLVVAHAGLKETMQGRGSGAVREFCLYGETTGETDEFGLPVRYNWAANYNGKAAVVYGHTPVIRPEWFNNTIDIDSGCVFGGSLTALRYPERELVSVPAAQEYAVPSRPIQESMNELSLQQEHDNVLDISDVIGKQLVDTRLMKRIGIREGNAASALEIISRWGVNPKWLVYLPPTMSPTATSPLPDYLEHPGEAFKYFIGEGVNKVICEEKHMGSRAVVVVCKEPEVVKRRFGIQEDSIGIVYTRTGRVFFDDEVIEQAFLKKIADVITARGGWEAFNTDWMVLDCELMPWNLKAQQLLRNQYGATGAAGRYAMEGAVASLEKAATNPAALPLLREYRERAVMVDQFATAYRQYCWEVNGMEDYQLAPFHLLATEGNTYFDKDHEWHMEQLAAFAGGEGNPIIATKYRVVELGDDSSLAEVIKWWEGMTNNGGEGMVVKPYSFITMNDKFFVQPAVKVRGREYLRIIYGPEYTLEKNLTRLKERGLSTKRILAQKEFALGVEALERFVAKAPLTKVHQCVFGVLALESEPVDPRL; from the coding sequence ATGACATTAAATTTTCCGGAACTCTCCCTGGTAGTATTAGTAGGCGCATCAGGATCAGGGAAAAGTTTTTTTGCAAAAAAATGGTTCAGGCCTTCAGAGATCGTCAGCAGTGACGCCTGCAGGTTGATGCTCAGCAATGATGAAAATACACCCGATATATCCGAAGATGCATTTGAACTGTTGCACTTCATCATTGCCAAAAGGCTGAAGAGAGGCCTGCTCACGGTCGTAGATGCGACCAATGTAAATGCACAATACAGAAAGCAACTGGTGGCACTGGCAAGAGAATACCACATACTGCCCGTTGCTATCATATTGAATATGTCAGACCGGGTATGTCAGGACAGGAATAGAACCCGTACTGACAGAAACCTGCCACCCCGTGTGATCAAGAGCCAGATGGCTGCCCTGAAAAGCGGTGTTCACAAAATCAGGGAAGAAGGTTTCAGGAGGCATTTTGAATTCCGTACCCCGGAATCGGTAGACAGCATTACCGAAATAATAAGAGAACCACTCTACAATGACCTGAAGCAGGAGGAAGGGCCTTTCGATATTATCGGTGACGTACATGGTTGTTATGACGAGCTGTGTACACTGCTCACTAACCTTGGTCACAGCGTCGATAAAGAAGCTCATCGCATCACAGCGACCAATGGTAGAAAGATCGTATTCCTTGGTGATCTGGTCGATAGAGGGCCTGCTTCACCAGCAGTATTGAAATTGGTGATGCAGGCGACAGCAGAAATGGGGGCACTCTGTGTACCGGGTAACCACGACAACAAACTGCTCAAATACCTGAATGGTAAAAATGTACAGTTGCAGCATGGATTGGAACGTACGGCGGCACAGCTGGAAGGCGCCGATCCTGAATGGATAGAAAAAGTAAAAGTGTTCCTGGATGGATTGGTGAGTCACTACGTCCTCGATCATGGTAACCTGGTGGTAGCGCATGCGGGTCTCAAGGAGACCATGCAGGGCAGAGGTTCCGGGGCAGTGAGAGAATTTTGTCTGTACGGTGAGACCACCGGCGAAACAGATGAATTTGGATTGCCTGTGCGGTATAACTGGGCGGCTAATTACAATGGTAAAGCAGCCGTGGTGTATGGGCATACACCAGTGATACGTCCTGAATGGTTTAACAATACAATAGATATAGATTCGGGTTGTGTATTCGGCGGAAGTCTCACGGCTTTGCGTTATCCTGAAAGGGAATTGGTGAGCGTACCTGCAGCGCAGGAATATGCGGTGCCATCAAGGCCGATCCAGGAGTCAATGAATGAGTTGAGCTTACAGCAGGAGCATGATAATGTACTTGATATCAGTGATGTCATTGGCAAACAATTAGTGGACACCCGATTGATGAAAAGGATCGGGATCCGTGAAGGCAATGCCGCATCAGCGTTGGAGATCATAAGCCGTTGGGGAGTGAATCCTAAGTGGCTGGTGTACCTGCCTCCTACAATGTCTCCAACTGCCACCAGTCCTTTGCCTGATTATCTGGAACATCCTGGTGAGGCGTTTAAGTATTTTATAGGTGAAGGGGTAAACAAGGTCATTTGCGAAGAGAAACACATGGGATCGCGTGCGGTGGTGGTGGTGTGTAAGGAGCCGGAAGTGGTAAAACGACGCTTTGGTATACAGGAGGATAGCATTGGGATTGTCTATACCCGTACTGGTCGTGTATTTTTTGATGATGAGGTCATAGAGCAGGCTTTTCTGAAAAAGATCGCTGATGTGATCACAGCGCGTGGTGGATGGGAAGCTTTCAATACGGACTGGATGGTGCTGGATTGTGAGCTCATGCCATGGAACCTCAAGGCGCAGCAGTTACTTCGTAATCAATATGGAGCGACAGGTGCTGCCGGCAGATATGCGATGGAAGGAGCAGTAGCGAGTTTGGAAAAAGCAGCTACTAATCCTGCTGCATTGCCTTTGCTGAGAGAGTATAGGGAGAGGGCGGTGATGGTCGATCAGTTTGCTACGGCCTATAGACAATATTGCTGGGAAGTAAATGGTATGGAAGATTACCAGCTGGCGCCATTCCATTTGTTGGCGACAGAAGGCAATACCTATTTTGACAAGGACCATGAGTGGCATATGGAGCAGTTGGCGGCGTTTGCAGGTGGTGAGGGGAATCCTATCATTGCTACTAAATATAGAGTGGTAGAATTGGGGGATGATAGCAGTTTGGCAGAGGTGATCAAATGGTGGGAAGGAATGACGAATAATGGAGGAGAGGGGATGGTTGTAAAACCATATAGTTTCATCACTATGAATGATAAGTTCTTTGTGCAGCCGGCAGTCAAGGTAAGAGGAAGGGAGTATTTGCGAATTATTTATGGTCCTGAGTATACGTTGGAGAAGAACCTGACCCGATTGAAAGAAAGGGGGTTGAGTACGAAGCGTATATTAGCGCAGAAGGAGTTTGCACTTGGGGTAGAAGCGTTGGAAAGGTTTGTGGCGAAGGCGCCGTTGACGAAAGTGCATCAATGTGTGTTTGGGGTGTTGGCGTTGGAGAGTGAACCAGTAGATCCAAGATTGTAA
- a CDS encoding 3' terminal RNA ribose 2'-O-methyltransferase Hen1 — MLLTITNSRYPATDLSFLLHKHPGKVQSVEVVNGKAHVFYPEVSDERCTCAILLDMDPVGLVRNSDGNPFALDQYVNDRPYVASSFMTSAISKGFSSALNGNCKAKPELVSIPLQLEVQLSVLSVKGGEEVLQQLFLPLGYELTAIQHPLDPHFPEWGESRYFTVTLKNTVTLQALLSHLYVLIPVMDNEKHYWVNEEEITKLMNKGKGWLEEHPAKELIVRRYLRYQQKLSNEALAAITVSEDTPVVEKESKQTLHDIRLKAVSDEIARLQVRSVVDLGCGEGRLIKLLLENKQLQRITGMDVSSRSLEVAARRLKLDKMIDTQRKRINLLHGSLTYRDRRLQGYEVATLVEVIEHLDEDRLLALEKNVFNEIQPDTIVLTTPNKDWNITFTEDETMKRHSDHRFEWTREEFQAWCEHIRDAYKYTYEIKPLGEEIEAVGAPSQMVVFSKQ; from the coding sequence ATGTTATTAACTATCACCAACTCACGCTACCCCGCTACTGACCTGAGTTTTCTGTTACACAAGCACCCCGGCAAAGTACAATCTGTCGAGGTAGTAAACGGTAAAGCCCACGTCTTCTACCCGGAAGTTAGCGATGAAAGATGTACCTGCGCAATATTGCTGGATATGGACCCCGTCGGACTAGTCAGGAACAGTGATGGCAACCCCTTTGCATTGGATCAATATGTAAATGACCGCCCCTATGTTGCCTCTTCTTTCATGACCAGTGCCATCTCTAAGGGATTTAGCTCCGCATTGAACGGAAATTGTAAAGCAAAACCAGAACTGGTGAGCATCCCCCTGCAACTCGAAGTACAACTTTCCGTCCTCTCAGTAAAAGGTGGCGAAGAAGTATTGCAACAACTCTTCCTTCCGCTGGGCTATGAACTGACTGCTATCCAACACCCGCTGGATCCGCATTTTCCCGAATGGGGCGAAAGCCGGTATTTTACAGTCACCCTGAAAAATACCGTTACCCTGCAGGCATTGCTCTCCCACTTATACGTGCTCATTCCTGTAATGGATAATGAAAAGCACTACTGGGTAAATGAGGAAGAGATCACAAAACTCATGAACAAAGGGAAAGGCTGGCTGGAAGAGCATCCTGCCAAAGAACTGATTGTTCGCCGTTACCTCCGTTATCAGCAAAAACTCTCCAACGAAGCATTGGCAGCAATCACCGTATCGGAAGATACTCCTGTAGTTGAAAAAGAATCCAAACAAACCCTACATGATATAAGATTGAAAGCTGTCAGCGACGAAATCGCCCGTCTACAGGTCAGATCTGTCGTAGATCTGGGTTGTGGGGAAGGTCGTCTCATAAAACTGTTGCTGGAAAATAAACAGCTGCAACGCATCACAGGTATGGACGTATCTTCACGTAGTCTTGAAGTTGCTGCCAGAAGACTCAAGCTGGACAAGATGATCGACACACAGCGTAAACGTATTAACCTGCTGCATGGCTCCCTCACTTACAGGGACAGGCGTTTACAGGGTTACGAAGTAGCGACGCTGGTAGAGGTGATCGAACACCTGGACGAAGATAGGCTGCTGGCATTGGAAAAGAATGTATTCAATGAGATACAACCTGATACCATCGTGCTTACCACGCCCAACAAGGATTGGAACATCACCTTTACAGAAGATGAAACAATGAAGCGACACAGTGATCACCGATTTGAATGGACCCGCGAGGAATTCCAGGCATGGTGTGAGCACATCCGTGACGCATATAAATATACTTATGAAATAAAGCCACTGGGAGAGGAGATCGAAGCAGTAGGCGCACCCAGCCAGATGGTTGTATTCTCAAAACAATAA
- a CDS encoding glycosyl hydrolase — translation MHPRIYRLATIGLLLCGLKATAQHPDFKGTYPVWPSVQKETKPWTRWWWMGSAVDSVGLTNALTTYNQVGFGGVEIAPIYGAKGFESKYVDFLSPQWIHLLKITTTQATRLHMGVDLTTGTGWPFGGPQIDLAHAAAKMEVRVLSTVPEKIDTGIGTLQALVAYQGVTPVPIIDKVQDGHLHWEHPAGNLTVYALYSSHTKQKVKRAAPGGEGYTLDHLSGEAVQLYLHRFDNAFQQEVPGIRAFYNDSYEVYGADWTPSFLPEFKRRRGYDLTRFIREFTDNRSSDTIARIKSDYRETMAELLLDNFTKPWTQWAHDYHRITKNQAHGSPGNLIDLYATVDIPECETFGSTYFPIPGLRRDSADIRNVSPDPIMMQFATSAGHIAGHPLISSETFTWLTEHFKTSLSQCKPEVEQAFLAGVNHVFYHGTTYSPKKVPFPGWLFYASVNFVPANSWWSHLPGLNEYITRVQSVLQAGKPDNDLLVYWPVYDIWNDAEGMEMPLSVHHIDKWLYPTDFYKQVMNLHGRGYTLDFVSDNWIAKTNGYKALIIPKAHLMPLTTLQKIIALAQHGTPVIFQALPEDVPGMNELGTRRKEFQLLLKSLAGRKNIIITADVEGALHSIGIRREALTDAGLKFIRRKDGEDTYYYIVNHTANKIDRSIPVNRRVSRVFMLDPLHGDTGLAQIENTDSTTHVKLQLASGESIILKAEGGASKGSYAAWRYLENAGKPLTLLGPWQLEFKDGGPFIPPAVKLDSLVDWTTLPDTAVTSFSGIGIYTTSLQLPAKNSREYLLQLDKVNESAHIWINGQDAGIMWSIPFTLRIGKYLRAGKNDIRIEVANLMANHIRYMDRHHIPWRQYHEINFVNINYKDFDASNWSIQPSGLEGKVTITPYN, via the coding sequence ATGCATCCACGTATTTACCGGCTGGCTACCATTGGCCTGCTTCTTTGCGGCTTAAAGGCAACTGCGCAACACCCGGATTTTAAGGGGACTTACCCTGTATGGCCTTCTGTTCAGAAGGAAACCAAACCCTGGACCCGCTGGTGGTGGATGGGGAGTGCTGTAGATAGTGTGGGGCTGACGAATGCATTGACAACTTATAATCAGGTAGGTTTTGGTGGGGTGGAAATCGCACCTATCTATGGGGCGAAAGGGTTTGAGTCAAAGTATGTGGATTTTTTGTCTCCGCAATGGATACATTTATTGAAAATAACGACTACGCAGGCGACCCGGTTACATATGGGAGTAGACCTCACTACTGGCACTGGCTGGCCTTTTGGCGGGCCACAGATCGATTTGGCGCATGCAGCGGCGAAGATGGAGGTGAGGGTGTTATCAACGGTTCCTGAAAAAATCGATACGGGTATCGGTACTTTGCAGGCCTTGGTAGCTTATCAAGGAGTTACACCTGTTCCTATTATAGACAAAGTGCAGGATGGGCATCTCCATTGGGAGCATCCCGCAGGCAATCTCACGGTCTATGCATTGTACAGCAGTCATACGAAACAGAAAGTAAAACGTGCGGCGCCCGGGGGGGAGGGTTATACCCTTGACCATTTATCGGGGGAGGCAGTTCAATTATACCTGCATCGTTTTGATAATGCTTTCCAACAAGAGGTCCCCGGTATCCGGGCATTTTATAATGATAGTTATGAGGTATATGGGGCTGACTGGACGCCTTCATTTTTACCAGAGTTTAAGCGTCGAAGGGGGTACGATTTAACTCGTTTTATTCGTGAGTTCACAGATAATAGGAGCTCTGATACCATTGCCCGGATCAAATCAGATTACAGGGAAACGATGGCGGAGTTGCTGTTGGATAATTTTACAAAGCCATGGACACAGTGGGCGCATGATTATCATCGTATCACTAAAAACCAGGCCCATGGATCGCCGGGTAATCTGATTGATTTATATGCAACAGTGGATATTCCGGAGTGTGAGACATTTGGCTCTACCTATTTTCCAATTCCGGGTTTACGGAGGGATAGTGCGGATATCAGAAATGTAAGTCCTGATCCGATAATGATGCAGTTTGCTACATCAGCGGGTCATATAGCGGGTCATCCGCTTATTTCAAGCGAGACATTTACATGGTTGACAGAGCATTTCAAAACATCGTTGTCACAATGTAAACCAGAAGTGGAGCAGGCTTTTCTGGCGGGCGTAAATCATGTATTTTATCATGGTACTACGTATTCTCCGAAGAAGGTGCCTTTTCCCGGGTGGTTGTTTTATGCATCTGTGAATTTTGTACCTGCTAATAGCTGGTGGTCGCATCTGCCCGGATTGAATGAGTATATAACCCGCGTGCAGTCAGTACTACAGGCAGGCAAGCCGGATAATGATTTGTTGGTGTACTGGCCGGTGTATGACATATGGAATGATGCGGAGGGGATGGAAATGCCATTGTCAGTACATCATATAGATAAGTGGTTGTATCCGACGGATTTTTATAAACAGGTAATGAATTTGCATGGCAGAGGGTATACACTGGATTTTGTGTCGGATAATTGGATAGCCAAAACCAATGGTTACAAAGCATTGATAATTCCGAAGGCGCATTTGATGCCCCTGACTACATTGCAAAAGATTATTGCGCTTGCGCAGCATGGAACTCCTGTGATCTTTCAGGCATTGCCAGAGGATGTACCGGGTATGAATGAGCTGGGTACGCGTAGAAAAGAATTTCAATTATTGTTGAAGTCATTAGCAGGCAGGAAGAATATCATTATTACTGCTGATGTAGAAGGGGCCTTACATTCAATTGGAATTCGCCGTGAAGCGCTTACAGATGCAGGATTGAAATTCATTCGCAGGAAGGATGGGGAGGATACTTATTATTATATCGTGAATCATACGGCTAATAAAATTGACCGGTCTATTCCTGTCAATCGCCGTGTATCACGTGTCTTTATGCTGGATCCATTGCATGGTGATACTGGTCTTGCGCAGATAGAGAATACAGATAGTACTACTCATGTGAAATTACAACTGGCATCGGGAGAATCAATTATCCTAAAGGCAGAAGGTGGGGCCTCCAAGGGAAGCTATGCGGCATGGAGATACCTTGAAAATGCTGGCAAACCGCTTACGCTGCTAGGTCCATGGCAATTGGAATTCAAAGATGGCGGACCGTTCATTCCGCCTGCTGTAAAATTGGATAGCTTAGTGGACTGGACTACATTACCAGATACTGCTGTTACTTCATTCTCCGGAATAGGGATATACACAACAAGTCTTCAGTTACCGGCAAAAAATTCCAGAGAATATCTTTTGCAACTTGACAAAGTGAATGAAAGTGCGCATATCTGGATCAATGGACAGGATGCGGGTATCATGTGGAGCATTCCATTTACACTTAGGATCGGCAAATACCTGCGTGCAGGAAAAAATGATATTCGTATAGAAGTGGCGAACCTCATGGCTAATCATATCAGGTATATGGATCGGCATCATATACCATGGCGGCAATATCATGAAATTAATTTCGTCAATATTAATTATAAAGATTTTGATGCTTCTAATTGGAGTATACAGCCTTCCGGGTTAGAAGGCAAGGTGACGATCACGCCTTATAACTAA
- a CDS encoding arylsulfatase, whose amino-acid sequence MQRRFYRILLSGWLLTTSITAMAQQKKHSDRPNIIFILADDLGYGNLTSFNPRSPIPTPNIDNLGTEGIRFTRFYSGNTVCAPSRCALLTGKNMGHSYIRGNTRLPLRPQDSTLAQVLQQNGYATGMFGKWGLGEMGTTGSPEIKGFDEFYGYLNQGHAHDYYTNYLYQVKAGKISKIKHDTTVYTHDEIMEHAYSFINENKDKPFFLYLSITVPHAELDPPKKDLQQWLNPDGSSKLGPETPYAQNGGTYRSQQNPHAAFAAMVTKLDQNVGQIQALIKQLGLDDNTYIFFTSDNGPHKEGGADPEYFNSNGPLKGLKRDLYEGGIRVPLLVRAPGHIPAGKVSDEEWAFWDILPTFSALTKSKTLHGIDGLNYASALEDKKPDKVHDYLYWQFNEGYIQEAVLQGDWKLIRFKYKGKGERFELYNIVDDIGETKDLAAENPAKVKSLKAIMAKAKTPAENKEFDWSDTEK is encoded by the coding sequence ATGCAACGTCGCTTTTACAGGATTCTGTTGTCAGGGTGGTTGCTTACCACCTCCATAACCGCCATGGCACAGCAAAAGAAACATTCGGACCGACCAAATATCATATTTATCCTGGCAGATGATCTGGGCTATGGGAACCTCACATCTTTTAACCCCAGGAGCCCGATTCCCACGCCTAATATTGATAACCTGGGGACAGAGGGAATTCGGTTTACCCGCTTTTATTCCGGCAATACGGTATGTGCACCCAGTCGTTGTGCCTTACTAACGGGCAAGAATATGGGGCATTCCTATATTAGGGGTAATACCCGGTTGCCATTACGGCCGCAGGATAGCACCCTGGCTCAGGTGTTGCAGCAAAATGGCTATGCCACCGGTATGTTTGGAAAATGGGGCTTAGGCGAAATGGGAACGACGGGTTCACCAGAGATTAAAGGCTTCGACGAATTTTATGGCTACCTCAATCAGGGGCATGCACATGATTATTATACGAACTACCTCTACCAGGTGAAAGCCGGTAAGATCAGTAAGATAAAACATGATACCACCGTGTATACCCACGATGAGATTATGGAGCATGCTTATTCATTTATCAATGAAAATAAGGACAAACCGTTCTTTTTATATCTTTCTATTACAGTGCCGCATGCCGAACTGGATCCTCCCAAAAAGGACCTGCAGCAATGGCTGAACCCAGATGGTAGCTCTAAACTGGGGCCTGAAACACCGTATGCACAGAATGGGGGCACTTATCGTAGTCAGCAAAATCCGCATGCTGCATTTGCAGCCATGGTTACCAAACTGGATCAGAATGTGGGTCAGATTCAGGCACTTATCAAACAATTAGGGTTGGATGACAATACTTACATCTTCTTTACCAGTGATAATGGTCCTCACAAAGAGGGAGGTGCTGATCCTGAGTACTTTAACAGCAATGGTCCGTTGAAGGGGCTGAAGCGTGATCTGTACGAAGGAGGGATCCGGGTGCCTTTGCTGGTGCGTGCGCCGGGGCATATTCCTGCCGGGAAGGTGAGTGATGAGGAATGGGCGTTTTGGGATATCCTGCCTACATTCAGCGCATTGACAAAGTCAAAGACCCTGCATGGTATAGATGGCCTGAACTACGCTTCGGCACTGGAAGATAAAAAGCCGGACAAAGTGCATGATTATTTATACTGGCAGTTTAACGAAGGGTATATCCAGGAAGCCGTATTGCAGGGGGACTGGAAATTAATCCGGTTTAAATATAAAGGAAAGGGGGAAAGATTTGAATTGTACAATATAGTTGACGATATTGGAGAGACAAAAGACCTTGCTGCCGAAAACCCGGCAAAAGTAAAGAGCCTGAAAGCTATCATGGCAAAGGCGAAAACCCCGGCAGAAAACAAGGAATTTGACTGGTCTGATACCGAGAAATAA
- a CDS encoding M1 family metallopeptidase translates to MKNGFFLCLCTLWFTGAKAQQVDVQHYDIDLTLNDTTNQIEGKVTIAVKYLQNTTRLRIDLAGMNVSGVHADNKLLQYEQGFNALYIKVNAKAGDKGAYTVVYTGIPKDGLFISKNKYGDRTFFTDHWPDRAHQWLPCIDHPSDKATATFTVTAPDHYTVVANGVRVSATNLPGQLKRTVYDEKVPLPIKVMAIAAADFSVTHSGDVGKIPVYSYVFHEDSSHQGYARATNILPYFIQQVGPFQFEKLANIQSKTIFGGMENAGAIFYAENSPEYPGLESLLAHEIAHQWFGDAITETDWRHLWLSEGFATYMTLLYMEHTYGVDTLRASLKEDKAKIIEFTKNRKTPVVDTTVHSNYMQLLNANSYERGGWVLHMLRRKLGDELFWKGIRQYFKDYNGRNASTDDFRKEMEKISGQDLKGFFTQWLYTTAIPKLQVNMSYNENTHAVKLEVIQQQTPLFEFPLEYTLDKSKPVQTILVKDKITTVIIPAVTKPAGIWLDPDTNLLADMSF, encoded by the coding sequence ATGAAGAATGGATTTTTTCTTTGTCTGTGTACCTTATGGTTCACAGGAGCGAAGGCTCAGCAGGTAGACGTACAGCATTATGATATTGATCTGACGCTGAATGATACGACGAATCAGATAGAAGGGAAGGTGACGATTGCAGTAAAGTATTTGCAAAATACAACCCGCCTCAGGATTGATCTGGCGGGAATGAATGTGAGTGGGGTGCATGCGGATAATAAATTGTTGCAGTACGAACAGGGTTTTAATGCCCTCTATATAAAAGTGAATGCGAAAGCAGGTGATAAAGGAGCGTATACAGTAGTGTATACCGGTATTCCCAAAGATGGCCTGTTCATTTCTAAAAATAAATACGGAGATAGAACATTCTTTACAGATCATTGGCCTGACAGAGCGCATCAGTGGCTACCTTGTATAGATCACCCATCTGATAAGGCTACGGCGACGTTTACTGTTACTGCGCCTGATCATTATACCGTGGTAGCAAATGGTGTGCGGGTTTCAGCAACCAATCTACCTGGTCAGTTAAAGAGAACTGTATATGATGAGAAGGTGCCACTACCTATAAAAGTAATGGCTATTGCAGCAGCAGATTTTTCAGTGACGCATTCCGGCGATGTAGGGAAGATCCCTGTTTACAGTTATGTTTTCCATGAAGATTCCAGTCATCAGGGATATGCAAGGGCCACGAATATTTTGCCTTATTTCATTCAGCAGGTAGGTCCTTTCCAGTTTGAAAAGCTGGCGAATATTCAATCGAAGACGATCTTTGGAGGAATGGAAAATGCCGGTGCAATCTTTTACGCAGAGAATTCACCGGAATATCCCGGCCTGGAATCTTTACTCGCGCATGAAATTGCCCATCAGTGGTTTGGCGATGCGATCACAGAGACAGACTGGCGGCATTTATGGCTGAGCGAAGGTTTTGCTACTTATATGACACTGTTATATATGGAGCATACTTATGGGGTGGATACCCTTCGGGCTTCTTTGAAAGAAGACAAGGCGAAGATCATTGAATTTACAAAAAATAGAAAGACACCTGTAGTAGATACGACCGTACATAGTAATTACATGCAGTTGCTGAATGCGAATAGCTATGAAAGAGGAGGGTGGGTATTACATATGTTAAGAAGAAAGTTGGGGGATGAGCTTTTCTGGAAAGGTATTCGCCAGTATTTTAAAGACTATAACGGGCGCAATGCAAGTACAGATGATTTCAGAAAGGAGATGGAGAAAATAAGTGGGCAGGATCTGAAAGGCTTCTTTACGCAATGGTTATATACGACAGCTATACCGAAGCTGCAGGTGAACATGAGTTATAATGAAAATACTCATGCGGTAAAGTTGGAAGTGATTCAACAGCAGACACCTTTGTTTGAGTTTCCGCTGGAATATACGCTGGATAAATCAAAGCCTGTGCAGACAATATTAGTGAAAGATAAGATTACCACCGTCATAATACCAGCAGTGACAAAGCCTGCCGGTATTTGGTTGGATCCGGATACGAATCTGCTGGCAGATATGAGTTTTTGA
- a CDS encoding secondary thiamine-phosphate synthase enzyme YjbQ, giving the protein MKMYQASIQLRARARGFHLITSEVLQAIPQLRELKTGMCQVFIQHTSASLTINENADPTVRIDFETYFNKVVPENDPDYEHNDEGPDDMPAHLKAAMLGSSVMIPVTNGRFNLGTWQGIYLCEHRDYGGARSLVITVWGE; this is encoded by the coding sequence ATGAAAATGTACCAGGCATCGATACAACTACGCGCCAGAGCCCGTGGATTTCATCTGATCACTTCCGAAGTATTGCAGGCTATTCCGCAACTAAGGGAGTTGAAGACGGGCATGTGCCAGGTATTTATCCAGCATACTTCTGCTTCATTGACCATCAATGAAAATGCTGACCCAACGGTAAGAATAGATTTCGAAACTTACTTTAATAAAGTCGTGCCTGAGAATGACCCGGATTACGAACACAACGATGAAGGACCGGACGATATGCCAGCACACCTGAAAGCCGCGATGTTGGGCAGTTCGGTGATGATACCGGTCACCAATGGCCGGTTTAATTTAGGTACATGGCAGGGTATTTACTTGTGTGAACACCGGGATTATGGCGGGGCGAGAAGTTTAGTGATAACAGTTTGGGGAGAATAA
- a CDS encoding glycosyl hydrolase family 18 protein — protein sequence MKRNSVNFPRLLFFLIFLMAYCKKEHTPTTNPVDIDTPNTLTARPLMVEYWGGCCYDRNDVGPLDAIPDSVDVVNIFTLGIGKTSDGSWEFEHRGVSGYNDWNDVLTKAHALQQKGIRIVCTSFSGNMVNLSGTEAAKMALIVKDSLDKWQLDGVDLDLEYNGATTKNIDSAVIALGKYLGPDSKTGRILSVVDYNNYNIAQIKRTNKYIDYVMTMSYWNTAKQVRSIVKSYGAAIGDVKNVLIGVGQGCAITAGQATPTGEELKIADTLRIAFPGSGMMEFVFGCSYHHTDANGNITKDVSYTQHIIRHLKQ from the coding sequence ATGAAACGTAATTCTGTTAATTTTCCACGACTGTTGTTCTTCCTTATTTTCCTGATGGCCTATTGTAAAAAGGAGCATACGCCGACTACGAATCCGGTGGATATCGATACACCTAATACTTTGACCGCCCGCCCGCTCATGGTGGAATACTGGGGTGGTTGCTGCTATGACCGCAATGATGTAGGGCCTTTGGACGCTATTCCGGATAGCGTGGATGTGGTGAATATATTTACACTTGGGATAGGTAAAACATCCGATGGTAGCTGGGAATTTGAGCACAGAGGAGTATCTGGTTACAACGATTGGAATGATGTATTGACGAAAGCACATGCATTGCAGCAAAAGGGTATCCGCATTGTATGTACATCTTTCTCCGGCAATATGGTCAATTTATCTGGTACAGAAGCGGCTAAAATGGCGCTGATCGTAAAAGACTCACTGGACAAATGGCAGCTGGATGGGGTAGATCTGGACCTGGAATATAATGGCGCGACTACGAAGAATATAGATAGTGCCGTAATTGCTTTGGGTAAATATCTGGGACCTGATTCAAAGACAGGCAGGATCTTGTCAGTAGTGGATTATAACAATTATAACATTGCGCAGATCAAACGTACAAACAAGTATATTGATTATGTAATGACGATGTCTTACTGGAATACAGCGAAACAGGTACGGAGTATTGTAAAGTCTTACGGTGCGGCAATTGGAGATGTAAAAAATGTATTAATAGGTGTTGGACAGGGTTGTGCGATCACTGCAGGCCAGGCTACACCTACAGGAGAGGAGTTGAAGATTGCCGATACATTGAGGATTGCATTCCCGGGTTCGGGTATGATGGAGTTTGTGTTTGGATGTAGTTATCATCATACAGATGCAAATGGAAATATTACAAAAGATGTGAGTTATACGCAGCATATCATCCGGCATTTGAAGCAGTAA